One part of the Solanum dulcamara chromosome 3, daSolDulc1.2, whole genome shotgun sequence genome encodes these proteins:
- the LOC129882584 gene encoding uncharacterized protein LOC129882584 isoform X2 has protein sequence MATLQSCSFSSLHCFPSAKYSRAQPRILRFHCRSSSDNKEEYLLDAPVSVGDGFSFSGGKYSDDPSPADEWFNQGKFVKAHPVSGTGEKAKDPIFGLTMGGSSQASSDLFRWFCVETGSSHNSPILLLHGLPSQAYSYRKVLPILENKYHAIALDWLGFGFSDKPQPKYGFDYTLDEYVACLESVINALTDKKVTLVVQGYFSPIAIKYASNHQGKLNGLILLNPPDPLRASDKTLLSCGPYQIKEDVAMVYRRPYLTSGSAGFALNAISKAMKKQLKGYVEDTREILMDNNWSVQTTVCWGQRDRWLSFDGVEDFCKESKHRLVELPMSGHHVQEDSGEELGQLIAGIVGKEAALSGCDEI, from the exons ATGGCTACTCTTCAGTCTTGTTCCTTTTCTTCACTTCACTGCTTTCCCTCTGCAAAGTACTCTCGAGCTCAGCCAAGGATTTTGCGATTCCATTGCCGATCCAGCAGTGATAATAAGGAG GAATATTTGCTGGATGCTCCAGTTTCAGTTGGGGACGGCTTTTCTTTTAGCGGAG GGAAGTATTCAGACGACCCAAGTCCTGCTGACGAATGGTTCAACCAAGGAAAATTT GTGAAAGCTCATCCTGTCTCTGGGACTGGGGAGAAGGCAAAGGATCCCATATTTGGACTTACAATGGGTGGGAGTTCGCAGGCGTCATCTGATCTTTTCAG ATGGTTTTGTGTAGAAACTGGAAGCTCTCACAATTCTCCCATTCTATTACTCCACGGGTTACCATCACAG GCATACTCTTATCGCAAAGTTCTTCCCATTCTTGAGAACAAATATCATGCTATAGCACTTGATTGGCTGG GATTTGGATTCTCGGATAAGCCCCAACCAAAATATGGATTTGACTATACATTGGATG AATATGTGGCATGCTTGGAATCTGTGATCAATGCTCTTACTGACAAAAAGGTTACTCTTGTAGTGCAG GGATACTTCTCACCAATTGCAATCAAATATGCTAGCAATCACCAGGGAAAGCTGAACGGTCTTATACTTCTAAATCCGCCA GACCCTCTTAGAGCTAGTGATAAAACATTGCTGAGTTGCGGTCCTTACCAAATAAAAGAAGATGTGGCAATGGTTTACAGAAGACCTTATCTCACATCTGGTTCTGCAGGGTTTGCATTAAATGCGATAAGCAAGGCAATGAAAAAACAACTTAAG GGCTATGTCGAGGACACCAGAGAAATACTTATGGACAATAACTGGTCAGTTCAGACAACAGTTTGCTGGGGACAAAGAGACCGCTGGTTAAGCTTTGATGGTGTAGAAGACTTCTGCAAGGAATCAAAGCATCGACTAGTTGAACTTCCTATG TCAGGGCATCACGTTCAGGAGGATAGTGGTGAAGAATTAGGTCAACTCATTGCTGGAATTGTTGGAAAAGAAGCAGCACTTAGTGGTTGTGATGAGATCTAA
- the LOC129882584 gene encoding uncharacterized protein LOC129882584 isoform X3: MATLQSCSFSSLHCFPSAKYSRAQPRILRFHCRSSSDNKEEYLLDAPVSVGDGFSFSGGKYSDDPSPADEWFNQGKFVKAHPVSGTGEKAKDPIFGLTMGGSSQASSDLFRWFCVETGSSHNSPILLLHGLPSQAYSYRKVLPILENKYHAIALDWLGFGFSDKPQPKYGFDYTLDEYVACLESVINALTDKKVTLVVQGYFSPIAIKYASNHQGKLNGLILLNPPLTIKHANLPSSLSVLSNFLLGEIFCQDPLRASDKTLLSCGPYQIKEDVAMVYRRPYLTSGSAGFALNAISKAMKKQLKGYVEDTREILMDNNWSVQTTVCWGQRDRWLSFDGVEDFCKESKHRLVELPMELLVI; encoded by the exons ATGGCTACTCTTCAGTCTTGTTCCTTTTCTTCACTTCACTGCTTTCCCTCTGCAAAGTACTCTCGAGCTCAGCCAAGGATTTTGCGATTCCATTGCCGATCCAGCAGTGATAATAAGGAG GAATATTTGCTGGATGCTCCAGTTTCAGTTGGGGACGGCTTTTCTTTTAGCGGAG GGAAGTATTCAGACGACCCAAGTCCTGCTGACGAATGGTTCAACCAAGGAAAATTT GTGAAAGCTCATCCTGTCTCTGGGACTGGGGAGAAGGCAAAGGATCCCATATTTGGACTTACAATGGGTGGGAGTTCGCAGGCGTCATCTGATCTTTTCAG ATGGTTTTGTGTAGAAACTGGAAGCTCTCACAATTCTCCCATTCTATTACTCCACGGGTTACCATCACAG GCATACTCTTATCGCAAAGTTCTTCCCATTCTTGAGAACAAATATCATGCTATAGCACTTGATTGGCTGG GATTTGGATTCTCGGATAAGCCCCAACCAAAATATGGATTTGACTATACATTGGATG AATATGTGGCATGCTTGGAATCTGTGATCAATGCTCTTACTGACAAAAAGGTTACTCTTGTAGTGCAG GGATACTTCTCACCAATTGCAATCAAATATGCTAGCAATCACCAGGGAAAGCTGAACGGTCTTATACTTCTAAATCCGCCA CTAACTATAAAACATGCCAATCTGCCGTCAAGCTTATCTGTTCTGAGCAACTTCTTGTTGGGGGAAATTTTTTGTCAG GACCCTCTTAGAGCTAGTGATAAAACATTGCTGAGTTGCGGTCCTTACCAAATAAAAGAAGATGTGGCAATGGTTTACAGAAGACCTTATCTCACATCTGGTTCTGCAGGGTTTGCATTAAATGCGATAAGCAAGGCAATGAAAAAACAACTTAAG GGCTATGTCGAGGACACCAGAGAAATACTTATGGACAATAACTGGTCAGTTCAGACAACAGTTTGCTGGGGACAAAGAGACCGCTGGTTAAGCTTTGATGGTGTAGAAGACTTCTGCAAGGAATCAAAGCATCGACTAGTTGAACTTCCTATG GAACTTCTGGTCATTTGA
- the LOC129882584 gene encoding uncharacterized protein LOC129882584 isoform X1: MATLQSCSFSSLHCFPSAKYSRAQPRILRFHCRSSSDNKEEYLLDAPVSVGDGFSFSGGKYSDDPSPADEWFNQGKFVKAHPVSGTGEKAKDPIFGLTMGGSSQASSDLFRWFCVETGSSHNSPILLLHGLPSQAYSYRKVLPILENKYHAIALDWLGFGFSDKPQPKYGFDYTLDEYVACLESVINALTDKKVTLVVQGYFSPIAIKYASNHQGKLNGLILLNPPLTIKHANLPSSLSVLSNFLLGEIFCQDPLRASDKTLLSCGPYQIKEDVAMVYRRPYLTSGSAGFALNAISKAMKKQLKGYVEDTREILMDNNWSVQTTVCWGQRDRWLSFDGVEDFCKESKHRLVELPMSGHHVQEDSGEELGQLIAGIVGKEAALSGCDEI, encoded by the exons ATGGCTACTCTTCAGTCTTGTTCCTTTTCTTCACTTCACTGCTTTCCCTCTGCAAAGTACTCTCGAGCTCAGCCAAGGATTTTGCGATTCCATTGCCGATCCAGCAGTGATAATAAGGAG GAATATTTGCTGGATGCTCCAGTTTCAGTTGGGGACGGCTTTTCTTTTAGCGGAG GGAAGTATTCAGACGACCCAAGTCCTGCTGACGAATGGTTCAACCAAGGAAAATTT GTGAAAGCTCATCCTGTCTCTGGGACTGGGGAGAAGGCAAAGGATCCCATATTTGGACTTACAATGGGTGGGAGTTCGCAGGCGTCATCTGATCTTTTCAG ATGGTTTTGTGTAGAAACTGGAAGCTCTCACAATTCTCCCATTCTATTACTCCACGGGTTACCATCACAG GCATACTCTTATCGCAAAGTTCTTCCCATTCTTGAGAACAAATATCATGCTATAGCACTTGATTGGCTGG GATTTGGATTCTCGGATAAGCCCCAACCAAAATATGGATTTGACTATACATTGGATG AATATGTGGCATGCTTGGAATCTGTGATCAATGCTCTTACTGACAAAAAGGTTACTCTTGTAGTGCAG GGATACTTCTCACCAATTGCAATCAAATATGCTAGCAATCACCAGGGAAAGCTGAACGGTCTTATACTTCTAAATCCGCCA CTAACTATAAAACATGCCAATCTGCCGTCAAGCTTATCTGTTCTGAGCAACTTCTTGTTGGGGGAAATTTTTTGTCAG GACCCTCTTAGAGCTAGTGATAAAACATTGCTGAGTTGCGGTCCTTACCAAATAAAAGAAGATGTGGCAATGGTTTACAGAAGACCTTATCTCACATCTGGTTCTGCAGGGTTTGCATTAAATGCGATAAGCAAGGCAATGAAAAAACAACTTAAG GGCTATGTCGAGGACACCAGAGAAATACTTATGGACAATAACTGGTCAGTTCAGACAACAGTTTGCTGGGGACAAAGAGACCGCTGGTTAAGCTTTGATGGTGTAGAAGACTTCTGCAAGGAATCAAAGCATCGACTAGTTGAACTTCCTATG TCAGGGCATCACGTTCAGGAGGATAGTGGTGAAGAATTAGGTCAACTCATTGCTGGAATTGTTGGAAAAGAAGCAGCACTTAGTGGTTGTGATGAGATCTAA
- the LOC129883567 gene encoding LOW QUALITY PROTEIN: uncharacterized protein LOC129883567 (The sequence of the model RefSeq protein was modified relative to this genomic sequence to represent the inferred CDS: inserted 4 bases in 2 codons) yields the protein MNLAFPMADTKKKKLLVWNCLIGYAILLSAALFIGSAFIITECKEKVIGXQLVEALRMKKPRTMCEDECRPEGSETLPRGIVAKTSDLEMHPLWGSPNKKLYICFKSKSPTSLLAMAVGIKQKKNVNEIVNKFPRTDFVIMLFHYDGLVDQWEDLEWSSTAIHISAINQTKWWFAKTFLHPDIVAEXYIILWDEDLGVENFNAGRYLSIIKEGGLQISQPAIDAYSSEIRHKLTTRQEGSRVHRRTINIKGPGRRCYGNNTEPPCTGWVEMMAPVFSRASWLCAWYIIQGNRTTNVGVIDSKYLVHYGLPTLGGAENEKSSSAQGTTPKQESSPNKMGLPESHPSDARIAVRKQSLVELERFKNRWKKAAREDQCWIDPFQQPVKQKR from the exons atgaatttggcCT TTCCCATGGCTGATactaagaaaaagaaattgttaGTTTGGAATTGCCTAATAGGTTATGCAATTCTGCTTTCCGCTGCTTTGTTTATAGGAAGCGCCTTCATTATCACTGAATGTAAAGAg AAAGTAATAGG GCAATTGGTTGAAGCCTTGAGAATGAAGAAACCTAGGACGATGTGTGAG GATGAGTGCAGGCCTGAAGGAAGCGAGACATTACCCAGAGGTATTGTGGCTAAGACCTCTGATTTAGAAATGCATCCACTCTGGGGTTCTCCCAATAAAAAGCTATACATTTGCTTT AAATCAAAATCACCGACGAGCTTACTAGCTATGGCAGTTGGAATTAAGCAGAAAaagaatgtaaatgaaattgtAAACAAA TTTCCACGTACGGATTTTGTTATTATGCTTTTTCATTATGATGGCCTCGTGGATCAATGGGAAGATCTAGAATGGAGTAGCACTGCTATTCACATTTCTGCTATTAATCAAACTAAATG GTGGTTTGCCAAGACGTTCTTACACCCAGATATTGTTGCAGA TTACATAATCCTATGGGATGAAGATCTTGGAGTTGAAAATTTCAATGCTGGACG ATATTTATCAATAATAAAAGAAGGAGGTCTTCAGATATCACAGCCAGCAATCGATGCATATAGTTCAGAAATTCGCCACAAACTTACAACACGACAAGAGGGATCAAGAGTGCACAG GAGGACAATAAACATAAAGGGTCCTGGAAGGAGGTGCTACGGAAACAATACTGAACCACCATGCACTGG GTGGGTGGAAATGATGGCTCCTGTTTTTTCAAGAGCATCATGGCTCTGTGCCTGGTACATAATTCAG GGGAACCGAACCACTAATGTTGGGGTTATTGACTCCAAATATTTGGTTCACTATGGTCTTCCAACACTAGGTGGTGCAGAAAATGAG AAGAGCAGTTCAGCACAAGGAACAACTCCTAAACAGGAAAGCTCACCAAACAAAATG GGGCTGCCAGAATCTCATCCATCTGATGCAAGAATTGCT GTGCGGAAACAATCTCTTGTTGAATTGGAAAGATTCAAGAATAGATGGAAAAAGGCTGCCAGAGAAGACCAATGTTGGATTGATCCCTTTCAGCAGCCTGTGAAACAAAAAAGGTGA